A genome region from Triticum aestivum cultivar Chinese Spring chromosome 2B, IWGSC CS RefSeq v2.1, whole genome shotgun sequence includes the following:
- the LOC123041327 gene encoding nod factor hydrolase protein 1: protein MAYTTLLYTVISLSLSLAASALAPPPDTTLQAPTTVRAGYYFAADADLWPLSALDASLYTHLYYSSLSVHPTRHTLQLPADLAQARLLANFSRELKGRNPALRTLLSLATAGVEDAAAGAATASGDPAFAAMAADPTSRAAFADAAVRVARENGFDGIDVAWRFPASAVEMADFGFLVAEWRAAAPQGFLLTATVYFSNHVFGAPFAGVDYPSEAVAGSLDWINVMAFGLRPAGAAANVTAFDAPLYDRASHFSVSYGVVSWLDAGVPAGKVVMGLPLYGRSWFLCNKANSGVGAPVVAAGPKQRGSNATGAMSYAEVQALTTTAGGRAPVMTSYDNGSVSSYLAVGDVWVAFDGAAVVAEKLGFAARCGLLGYFLWPVNYDDANLTVTRRASEVWEQSKISSDSRNVTGVRQGKAPFELPPALGSPSPASEPVPVPRSASFSRLCRKKLDAHLHLSVLILLYINWCLPRLSSIHSNIEG, encoded by the exons atggcatACACCACACTCCTCTACACTGTCATCTCACTCTCGCTCTCCCTTGCAGCTTCAGCTCTTGCGCCACCGCCTGACACCACCCTACAAGCACCGACGACGGTGCGAGCCGGCTACTACTTCGCCGCCGACGCCGACCTCTGGCCCCTCTCGGCCCTCGACGCCTCCCTCTACACCCACCTCTACTACTCCTCTCTCTCCGTGCACCCCACGCGGCACACTCTCCAGCTCCCAGCCGACCTGGCCCAGGCGCGGCTCCTCGCCAACTTCTCCCGGGAGCTCAAAGGCAGGAACCCGGCGCTCAGGACCCTCCTCTCCCTGGCCACCGCCGGCGTCGAAGATGCCGCAGCAGGCGCCGCCACGGCATCTGGGGACCCCGCGTTCGCCGCCATGGCCGCGGACCCGACGTCGCGGGCCGCGTTCGCCGACGCGGCCGTTCGGGTGGCGCGGGAGAATGGCTTCGACGGGATCGACGTCGCGTGGCGGTTCCCGGCATCGGCGGTGGAGATGGCCGATTTCGGGTTCCTTGTCGCCGAGTGGCGCGCCGCGGCGCCCCAGGGGTTCCTGCTCACGGCCACCGTATACTTCTCTAATCACGTATTCGGCGCGCCGTTCGCCGGCGTGGACTACCCGTCGGAGGCGGTCGCGGGGAGCCTCGACTGGATCAACGTGATGGCATTCGGGCTCCGGCCGGCCGGCGCGGCGGCCAACGTCACGGCCTTCGACGCGCCGCTGTACGACAGGGCGTCGCACTTCTCGGTGAGCTACGGCGTTGTCTCCTGGCTCGACGCGGGCGTCCCGGCGGGCAAGGTGGTGATGGGGCTCCCGCTCTACGGCCGGTCGTGGTTCCTGTGCAATAAGGCCAACAGCGGCGTCGGCGCGCCGGTCGTGGCCGCCGGGCCGAAGCAGCGCGGGAGCAACGCGACGGGGGCCATGTCCTACGCCGAGGTGCAGGCGCTCACCACGACCGCGGGCGGACGCGCGCCGGTGATGACGTCGTACGACAACGGCTCCGTGTCGTCGTACCTGGCGGTGGGCGACGTCTGGGTCGCCTTCGACGGCGCGGCCGTCGTCGCCGAGAAGCTCGGCTTCGCCGCCCGGTGCGGCCTGCTCGGCTACTTCCTGTGGCCGGTGAACTACGACGACGCGAACCTCACGGTAACCAGGAGAG catctgagGTCTGGGAGCAGAGCAAAATTTCGTCGGATTCGAGGAACGTCACCGGCGTCCGGCAGGGGAAAGCCCCATTTGAGCTGCCGCCGGCTCTCGGGTCGCCTTCGCCGGCGTCAGAGCCGGTGCCCGTGCCGAGGTCCGCATCATTCTCACGGCTGTGCCGGAAGAAGCTTGATGCGCACCTGCATTTGTCTGTACTAATTCTCCTCTATATTAACTGGTGCCTTCCCCGTCTCTCCTCTATTCACTCCAACATCGAGGGATAA